The Trachemys scripta elegans isolate TJP31775 chromosome 14, CAS_Tse_1.0, whole genome shotgun sequence genome segment TTAGCTGTGAAAACCACCTCATGCAAAGGGAGGTGGCTTTGCCTGGGCAAGCAGATGCCCCGCTGTTTGCAACTTCCTGCGCTGTGCCTTCCTATCTCTCCCACTACCCTCCATCATGGTCCCATCTTTGTCTTGCAGAAGACTGATATCACTGAAGGCTCCTTGGCAGCCATAGCCTGCAGTAAGGTCAAGCGTGTGTGGCTTGTTGGGCGGAGGGGGCCCCTCCAGGTAGCTTTCACCATAAAGGTAAAACTGATTCGTTTGAGCTTAAGGATACTGTAATGTAACCGGATTCGCTGTGACTGTAAATCTAACCCTAAGCCCCTCTTCTGTGGGTCTAGTTAATTCAACATGAGCTGTTGAATCCACTAATTGTGGCTTCCAGAGCCTACAAGAAGGCACGTGAATGCCGGCATCCTGGTTACTGTGCCCACATGCTGAACTCAGCCTCCCGCCTGTAAAGCAGGAGTTGCTAGCCTGTGCCGCCGGTATGGTGGGAATGGCTTCTCTTTTGGATCTGTGCTGTTCTTATGGCTTCTCTGCCTTATCCACACACGGCACAGTGAGGCATCACGTCTTCCTGTCTGACGTTCCCAGGAGTTGCGGGAGATGATCAACCTGCCCGGTACCAGACCTCTCCTGGCCCCTGCTGACTTTACAGGCCTTGGCGATGTTATTAAAGGTGAGGAAAGTCTGCCCAGCACAACGCAGGTTGGATGGTGAGATTTCCATGGTGGGGTAAATACCCATGGGTTCTATCCTGGGGAGCTCTTGGAGATGAAGGACGAGGCCAGGGGGCCTTGCCCTGCTTTCCAATCCGGTTgctaaactaaaacaaaaccagTGGGCAACTTTACCCTCCCCTCATCGCCCTCGCATCTTGGAAACCAGTCTCTGATTCCTGCCTTGCTCTGTGTTGTTACCTGATCGGAAGCAGTTGTTATGATCTATTGGGCTGTAATGAGAGAGATAATTTCTTCTTCCCCTTTGTCCTCACTCGCTTGCTAGACCATAAGACTTCAGAAAAAGCCTTGCAATGCCCTGATTGACTAGCACATGAGTTCCACCTGGCTGAGCCACAGTGACCAGAAGGTCAACGGGCTGAAACAGCAGCACGGTTGTCCTGGTGGCGAGTATTCAAGGATGGCTAGTAGCAGGAGAGCTGCAACACCACCTGTATCTAGAGGAAATGGACGTTCAGCTCTTACCTGCTGCACGTTCCAGCGTAGTTTGTCTGCTCAGGCTTGTAACAGCATCACATGGGCTGTTGGGGAGTGATGGGGAGATGGATCGTGAAGGGCAGGGTCAGTGTGTGACTttcagtgaaggagaatccaggtCTGAAAGCCCATGTTCCGAGCTAAACTGGAAGGAGAGTTGGGTTCTAAGGTGCCCTTGGACTTTCTTCTCAAACTGTTGAATTCAGAGGCTGTGGCTTTTGGCAAAGCTGTTCCCAATTGTCTTGCTGTGCCTGGCACCAGCTATCTGCCTTATTCatggtttagagcaggggttggcaacctttggcacgtggctcgccagggtaagcaccctggcgggccaggccggtttgtttacctggcacgtctgcaggtttggctgatcgtggctcccactggtctcggttcgccgtcccaggccaatgggggcggcgggaagcggcggccagcacatcccttggcccgcgccacttcctgctgcccccattgtcctggagcggcgaactgcggccagtgggagccgtgatcggccgaacctgcggatgcgggaggcaaacaaaccggcccggcccgccagaatGCTTattctggcgagccgcgtgccaaagggtgcccacccctgttttagaggCTTGCAAATGCTGAGCATTAACTGTACGTTGGTCCAGACTCTCCTCCTTGCGTGGTCCCTCTTTAGAGACTGATGGACCTTTGTTCAGGGTTCCTTAGGCTCCTGCTTTGCTCCTTTAATTTTAGATGTTCCCAGACCCAGGAAGCGTCTGACTGAGCTGATGGTCAAATCGGCCCTGGAGAAACCTGGTGAGAAAGAGGCCAGTCGTTGGGCCTCAGCAACCAAAGAGTGGGGCTTGAAATTCCGGCGCAGCCCGCTGGAGGTACTGTCCGCTGCTGACGGGAAGCAAGCAAGAGGCATCCGAATAGCCGTCACCAGGCTGGAGGTATGGACTCAAAATTCTCTCTTTCGAAGGATTTGCCCTCCCCATGCTTGGCTGTCTGTGTTGCTGGGAGATGAGTAAAAGTCTGTTGCATCCATTTGGATCTGGAAATCTCTGGGGAACCCTTCTACGTTAATCTAAAGACAGCTTGATACTCCTGGTCTAATTAGAACCAGCAGAACTGCCTGCTGTCTGAGCAGCTGGAATGGCAGATTCTTGGGAAGTCAGCCCAAGGGCTCCCCCAGGAGCTGTTTCTGATACAAGGGGAACTTTCTGTCCATTGGTATTCATCGTCGCAATTGGAGAACGCGCCAATAACCCAGCCTACGAAATATTCAGTAACGGGATTGCCGGTGAATCCAGGAGGTAGAAGGGAGATGTTGCTGTTTCTCCTGGGAGAGAAAACTCGCGATTGCATTTGCATTACAGGctctttaactcttttttttttttttttctttcttccctctccctcccgggGTTATGTAGGGTTCAGGCGAGTCTGCCAGAGCTGTCCCCACTGGAGAAGTGGAGGAGCTTGAATGTGGGCTGATCCTCAGCAGCATTGGCTACCGGAGCCTCCCACTTGACTCGGCTATACCATTTGACCCCAAACTGGGGATCATCCCCAACAGCCTGGGCAGGGTTCAGGGGGAACCAGGTTAGTATGAACACTCAGGGTTGAGGTTTCCTCATGTGTAGTGTTTGGGTAACAGAGCTTATGAGTGTGTGTGAGCGGCGGGGGAACATGCCTATAGGCAGGTGGAAGGATCAGTGGCCAGGAGGTTTGTGTGGATAGGGGTGAATGGGAGGGTATGGGCTTGTGTAAAGAACAGGTCTGGGAACTGGGTTCCATCCCTGTCTAGCTCACAGGCTTCCTGTGGTGACCCCTCCTTGGGCAGTTCAGttatctgtgcctcggtttccccatccataaaagtGGTGTAATGCCCGCGTTAAAGGAGCGTTGTGAGGCATAAGTCACCAGCATCTGGAAAGCACTTTAACATCCTCGGACAGAAATTGCTATTGACTTGTCAAGTATTGTAGGACTTGGGCCATTTTGTGTCCTTACCAAAAAACCAAAAGGTTACAGTTTTAAAGACCTGTCTCATATCTTGTAACGTTAATAGCTCAGATACACAAATGACCCAAAAGCATGCTGTAATTGTTATTAGTTTATTAAAGAGAGATGGCAGCCAGCAATGGCTTCTTAGGGGTAACATTCTTGAGTCACTAGAAACTCCCATAGCAGCTCTACAGTGGGGAGGACAGCAAGGTTGAGTTGATGCACTCTCTGCTACGGGGAGGGTAGATACTACCCAAATATACCCCACTGAGCAGATGCTACAGTGATCTTGGTAGTGATCTGAGTATGATGTATCTTGGTGTCAGCTGTTAACAGTGGCCAGCTACATCTGAGAGGATGTGGGTGTAAAACTACGGTGGATAAGGAAATATAGAtctatatcagggggtagccgtgttagtctgtatctacaaaaacaaggagtctggtggcaccttaaagactaacaggtttatttgggcataagcttttgtgggtaaaaacctcacttcttcagatgcatagcatttgaagtgaagtttttacccacgaaagcttatgcccaaataaatctgtttgtctttaaggtgccaccagactccttgttgtttttatagatctATATCTAACTCTTGAGTCCCTTCAAGCTGAAGAGACAACTGTGTTGGGGAGTtggctggaccctatccctacatGTGTACTGGGGATTGCGTCGGAGCATGTCAGACTTTGTGTAACATGCTGTTACAGGTCTGTACTGCAGCGGCTGGGTGAAGAGGGGACCCACAGGGGTGATTATCACCACCATGAACGATAGCTTTGACACAGCCCAGTCCGTGCTAGAAGATCTCCAGACGGGGGTGCTGAACCTTTCAAGCTCCAAGGACGGCTTCAGGTCTGTGAGGAGCATTCTGCACAGTCGAGGTCAGTGAATGTGCATACATGAGTCCTTGTGTGTGAGCATCTGTAGCAATGTGGGAGCCAGCCAACCTCCTTCCAGCAAACTCACGCCAAAGTTCTAGGCTGGGACAATGGGTTCATGAACTGTCTCCTGAAATCTGGAGCATGGGCTCTAATTTGACTAAGGAAAAGGGTTTGATCTTGTCTCAGTCTGTAGTGGACGTTTCTCTTCCCCTTGTCTCCTGGGGGGCAGTGGGAGAGAACAAATGCCACACACGCTGGTCTGACTGTCAGTCTCTGCATGGGACGTGTGCAGTAATAAGAAGATCACGGTGCTGAGAGTCAGGATTTAATTGCATGGGAAAGGCTGAGTGGACAAAGCTTGCACAGTGTGCTCTCTATTCCGGGTGCTTTTCATTTGTATGGACACTacccatgcagggccggctctaacttttttgctgccccaggcaaaaaaagagcgccgcgctgccgaaatcccccccccccccccacccccccacccgccccccccccccccaagcccccgccctccctccgagcatcgtgccgcccgaagcccccacctgaagtccccccacccccccgagtgcCGTGCCGCCgaatccaaaaaaataaaaaataaaataaaaaatggagggccgccctgccccaaggtgccgccccaagcacgtgcttggtcggctggtgcctggagccggccctgtacccaTGTTTAAATTCCACCCACTCCCACTTAGCATTCGTTTTTGTAAAGTCTGGGTTAGACGTCACTTGCTGATTAGACATATGAAGCATTTCTCGAGTCTCTTTATCCTTTTCACTTTTTGCTGGGAAcagtcttttaaattaaaaaaatagtatgaACATTATATGATGCATTTTAATTACAATTTACAGCACTCACTGAAGCAATAGTAAGGTGGACTTCCTAATGGCGCAGAATATGGAGAGACCTAGCTGGGTGCTTGCAGCGCACCTAAGGATGGCTATTTTGAGCACCTCTGCTTATTGTTAACAAAACGAGGAACCTTGTATATGAAGTTTTTGAGCGGTTACAGTGAATATATTGCGGAGAAAGGTGACAGTCCTGGGTCTGAGATTCTGTTACCCACTGGTCGGTTCAAGGACCGCACGAGCTCCCCACCAATGCTGCACTTCCATAATGCTTCAGTCCTAATCCGGAGGAACCACCTCCAAGAATGTGAGAGGAGTTCGTTCCATGGGCTGCTAAACCCTTCGTTTCGCTGCTGAGGCGACCAGAGAGGGTGCTGGTTGTGCTGCTAGATTCCTTGGTGTGAATACAAATCCATTTCATAGATGATACCCAATAGTCCTCAAATATAGCTCCCGCTTTCTACTAATCTAAACCATATTCAAGTCAGCGATTTAGAGAGAAATTTCTACCCTCGGCCTGTTCTCAAAGTCTTTCCTATGACAGATCTCTCCTTGAGCCCTGTTGCACTTAGGCTCATAGGAATGATCACACCAGTTCAGGCCAGTTATCTTACTCCAGTACCCTGTATCTTGCAGTAGCAAACACCAAATTGTGCAAGTAACCTCCTAGTAGGCCATTCCATAACTGCCTATCTGGAGGAAAATTTTCTTCCTAACACTTTGATTTATTGTTGACTTATGCCCTGAAGTATGAGGGTTTCTACCCTTTAATTTTTGCATCCCATCTAATGTAACTATAAACAGTTTTTATTCTTCATATGAATGATTAATCTCTGTTTGAATCATACTAAACTCTTAGCCTCTATCTTGTCAGTGATTTCCACAGGGTATTTATGGGAGCAGAGTGCGTAACACAATGTGTCTCCGACCCCGCATTTTAttactaaaaaaaaccaaaaaccccacaGGTGGGGGACTGCAATTCTCTTAATTTCAATGTAACAAGGTTTGAAAGTCGTTGCAGGGCAGCGCACGGTTGCTAGCCAAGGGCCATTTAAAAGCAGCACGGTCCTTGGGTAACGTGTCATTGTCAGCTGCATAAACAGCTATTGAATGGCTTTCCTAGCAATCCTTCCAGGCACATTTGGGGACAGATTAAAACACCCCAGAGGGTCATTTACGGCTGCTGTATTTAAAGGCTTTCGGTTCAAGTGTGCTTCCCTCCAACAGTTCAAGACGTTTGAAGTGAACCAAGGCCGTTTCTCCTACACGAGTGCTGTGCTGAGTATTGTTATGGCTTGCAAGTGTCTGGCTAGTCAGATTTTGATTGGATCTCTGGAGCCTGTCTTTTAACTTGCCTTCGTGCTGCTGAGTTTTGAAGGTGCCTGTGTTTGCAAGGTCCTGTTTCTTCTGTTTGCTTGCATGTTTCATTCTTGTTCATTTGGGAGAGATGGACCTGTCCTTTCTCTTTTGTTGTAACACCAGGGGTCCATCCGGTTACCTTCTCAGACTGGGAGAAGATAGATGCTGCTGAAGTGGCAAGAGGCAAGCTGGCTGGCAAACCTCGGGAGAAGATAGTGGATCCTCAAGAGATGCTGCAGTTGATCAGTCACTGAAG includes the following:
- the FDXR gene encoding NADPH:adrenodoxin oxidoreductase, mitochondrial isoform X1; the encoded protein is MGSSCGRVCWKWRSPLRRLAGFSRLLSTAALAPQICVVGSGPAGFYTTQHLLKHHRLARVDIYEKLPVPFGLVRFGVAPDHPEVKNVINSFTQTAHSDRCSYYGNVTIGKDVTVKELQQAYHAVVLSYGAEDNQILGIPGENLSGVYSARAFVGWYNGLPENRDLKPDLSSETAVVLGQGNVALDVARVLLSPLDILRKTDITEGSLAAIACSKVKRVWLVGRRGPLQVAFTIKELREMINLPGTRPLLAPADFTGLGDVIKDVPRPRKRLTELMVKSALEKPGEKEASRWASATKEWGLKFRRSPLEVLSAADGKQARGIRIAVTRLEGSGESARAVPTGEVEELECGLILSSIGYRSLPLDSAIPFDPKLGIIPNSLGRVQGEPGLYCSGWVKRGPTGVIITTMNDSFDTAQSVLEDLQTGVLNLSSSKDGFRSVRSILHSRGVHPVTFSDWEKIDAAEVARGKLAGKPREKIVDPQEMLQLISH
- the FDXR gene encoding NADPH:adrenodoxin oxidoreductase, mitochondrial isoform X2 is translated as MGSSCGRVCWKWRSPLRRLAGFSRLLSTAALAPQICVVGSGPAGFYTTQHLLKHHRLARVDIYEKLPVPFGLVRFGVAPDHPEVKNVINSFTQTAHSDRCSYYGNVTIGKDVTVKELQQAYHAVVLSYGAEDNQILGIPGENLSGVYSARAFVGWYNGLPENRDKTDITEGSLAAIACSKVKRVWLVGRRGPLQVAFTIKELREMINLPGTRPLLAPADFTGLGDVIKDVPRPRKRLTELMVKSALEKPGEKEASRWASATKEWGLKFRRSPLEVLSAADGKQARGIRIAVTRLEGSGESARAVPTGEVEELECGLILSSIGYRSLPLDSAIPFDPKLGIIPNSLGRVQGEPGLYCSGWVKRGPTGVIITTMNDSFDTAQSVLEDLQTGVLNLSSSKDGFRSVRSILHSRGVHPVTFSDWEKIDAAEVARGKLAGKPREKIVDPQEMLQLISH
- the FDXR gene encoding NADPH:adrenodoxin oxidoreductase, mitochondrial isoform X3, encoding MRSCQFPSALFVLEWHQTTLKSKLVLAFPSPRRVKNVINSFTQTAHSDRCSYYGNVTIGKDVTVKELQQAYHAVVLSYGAEDNQILGIPGENLSGVYSARAFVGWYNGLPENRDLKPDLSSETAVVLGQGNVALDVARVLLSPLDILRKTDITEGSLAAIACSKVKRVWLVGRRGPLQVAFTIKELREMINLPGTRPLLAPADFTGLGDVIKDVPRPRKRLTELMVKSALEKPGEKEASRWASATKEWGLKFRRSPLEVLSAADGKQARGIRIAVTRLEGSGESARAVPTGEVEELECGLILSSIGYRSLPLDSAIPFDPKLGIIPNSLGRVQGEPGLYCSGWVKRGPTGVIITTMNDSFDTAQSVLEDLQTGVLNLSSSKDGFRSVRSILHSRGVHPVTFSDWEKIDAAEVARGKLAGKPREKIVDPQEMLQLISH